Part of the Motacilla alba alba isolate MOTALB_02 chromosome Z, Motacilla_alba_V1.0_pri, whole genome shotgun sequence genome, GATTCATGTTAGGATGATGATGATAACAAAAATGTGAACACTCAGAGGGAAATAGAATTCTTGTGCTGAAACACTTGCTTTTGGGTGTTGAAACTTGCAGACAAGAGAGAGGAGGAGTTTTAAAATGGTAATCTTTCTATGGAGCCAGAATTTCCTTTGGTTGATCATTTTGAGgcctttttttgttgctttttcattttccacattGTATATACTGTTCCTAAGTATTTAAATTTGCATTGCTGAAATGCCAACATGTTCCCCTTTTATGTGAattctaggagaaaaaaattcatcctGTTGAACTGATGTCTTGCTTTTCAGGAATTTAGTTTTGATGGCAAGTACATtgtggctttgttttggtttttctagAAGTTAGTAAGCATATAAATTGAGTAACACAGGGAGTTACTTTTGATCAGCAATGGAACTTCATCTGTTCAGGGGATTTCTCAGTTTGTCTTCTGCCAGTTTCTGTAGGCTTCCTTGTGTATGTCAGAATCGCCATTTCCATATATTTGAAACAGTTCCTGCAGCACCATCTGGTGGAGCGTTTCTTGGTTCATTTAGATACATCTCAAATTCTGCTATAACTAGCACTTTGACTTTCTTTTTCACCTCtctcttcagttttaaaatttgtaatgTGCAccaaagaaatgtttccctGACAACTTAGAGCAAGTGTTAAAGTCAGTCTTAGAGACATATCTGGtgactgaaaaacattttagtcTTTCCTATGACATTAacttataaataaatgtaaatgtagCTGGTGGATTTTTATGTATGTGTTATATGAAATATGACTGCATAATATTTTACAGTTAGATCTTTTTCTTCTAGGATGAAAATATGATCAACTTTATCAAAGGTGGCCTGAAAATTAGGACAAGTTACCAAATTTACAAGTAAGCTATCAGAAAATACTTGACTTCAACATTAATATAAGCAGTTGGAGTGGCATTAATGCCCCCATaagacaaagaaatatttttgtatctgTCATAGTAATGTCTGTGTTgtgtttccctttccctcctttttttctctatcaCAAGGGAATGTCATCAGGTGCTACAGACGACTCAGgggaacaaaagcaaaaatgaaacgTACTACCAGTTTGAAGGAGGAGTAAAACTTGGAATTGGAGCATTCAACTTGGTATGACTTCTTCCTCTTCATAGGAAGGCTATTGAGTTATTCTGTAGGACTGTCTTTCTTTGTATATACAGTACTGTAGCTGATTTAACATTTACACATGTAAAATAGAGATATAGGGTTTGCAGGTTTTATGCAATATGAAACCAGCATTAACTTCTGGCATACATGCTTTCTGGGATGTTTCTATTAGTTTATTCTGAACTGTTTCATTCTCTCAGAATAactaatatatatatttctgaagtgaaaaagCAGCTGCATCTGCCTGTGTGTAGCAGGACTTTTAAAGATGTGTACGCTGTGGTTACAGAATGCCTGGAGTGACTGTTTTAATTCTAACTCCCTTATGTATCCGACATACTCTAGATTCACAAAGATAATTATAGTTAGAAGAATGAGCAGTAGTTTACTGAGTTTGTGCAAAAGAAAATTGCCTTTTCTTTACAATTTGCTATAGTTACCTTTTCACACCTGTCATGGCAATGGTGAAAGTTGATTTCTGTCAGTATGTTAATTTCTGTATCATTCTAGATTGGAGATGGCCAATTTTAAGTATGGTCAGAAGAACTCAGGTTTATGTGCACcagaatttaaaattcaagCAACTGTGCTCATAAGTGCTCTTGCCTCTCCTATTCTTTATGGAGTCTTCTCAGTAGGAGGCTTAACAGAAAAAGTGTCTAATGGGCAAAATGTATTAGGGTGAATGGAGCTTTCTAAAAACTGACCCTCAAGTTGACCTGCTTCTTAAATCTCACTGAAAAGGTGGTTATGGTGTTTGTACATTTTCTGTTGTGTAGTATGTGGTTACAGAGGGCTATAGTACAAATGCCTATAAGGCATTTGCCTATAGAGGGCTGAAGAATGCCTATAGAGGGCTAAAGGATGATAGCAACAGCTAGTATTTCTAAAACCATTATGCTCACTGATCTGCTGATTCAGCAGATCCCACAGGAGGAACAAGTAGAGCCTCTGTAAGACTcccaataaaatgaaataatggtATAGGAAGATGACAGTTGTAGCTTGTAAGTCATACTAAAATGGATAAGACTTTCATTCTGAAAGGCCCACAATTTACAAGCAATTCTGACCAGCTGAATGTGGAAACAGCTGTCATTATCTAAAGAAGCACATCTGGGCTCTGCCTGTTTTCGTGCCGGATGGTCATCAGAATTCTGAGCATGCGTGTTTACTCTCAAgttctttcatgttttatttttttactagtGTGCAATAGCATTTAACATAGTAGCTGGCCTTTTTGGTTTACATTTATAgcaatgtaacttttttttttaagtgtacgtggttttaattatattttttatttttaaatgtatttcagatGCTGTCACTTTTACCAGGAAGGATCCTCCGACTTCTAGAATTTATTGGATTTTCTGGCAATAGGGTATTTGATTTGATACTTgcttttccaaattaattttttctcacATAAAAGACTGGATGGATTTAATGCCATATATTCCACACTAGAAGTATAATATCGATTTTTATCAGTATTTTAGTGTTGTTAAAAAGATAAATGGGTTAGATGATACAGGCATAAAAGCACATATGGTGATGCTCCACTCTTTAACATCAATGGGAAATGACCAATTTACTTAAGAGGCGATTTTGCCAATgcaatttcctttccttttgctgatCCTTAAGTAGAGGATATCAGCTTTCTTTTCTAGTAGTCAGAAATTGACATTCCTCACCAGTAACTGAGGGAAGAAtaatatttctacatttttcttccccaaatccTAGCccatttctttgggaaaaaaaattctgaatatcATGTGTCACCAGGGAATCTAGGTACATCTTTCTCTCATGggtgacaaaaatatttgtaacttattttgtaagtatttttcagctctttaaAACTCTTTTTGATGCCcataagaaatgaaaaacccaaaaaacctcaaGTAAAAAACTGTAATAAAGTAACCAACAGAACTGTACACAATTGaacttcaaattatttctgctgcaaTCACCATATGGTCTTATTGCTGCTAGATTGTCCACAATATGGTTCTCCTGCTGTAAAATTAGACTTCAGTAAAGACCAATTCATTCCGtttcttcctctgaaaaacTTGGTTGTTGCTGAAGCTCTtccaaaatacacatttttcccTGACTAAATATACAGTAAAGACTGAAAGAagaatgattttgaaaaatcatcacaattttttttgtgtggtgcTTGAATTCTCCTATAATTCATTAAGTTGCTATGCAATAAAACTGATctgttaatttttgttttgaggCAAAATTATGTTTTTGGGGAGTCACTCCTTTTGATCAGGGAAGCTGTGAGCTCAACACCCCTCAAACAGTCAAGCTGTTGTGTAATGGGTCTAAGCAGAGACGTAAGGGAAGTCTCATGTGTTAAGATCTGCATAAGGCTCCCTGAATCTGGATCTGTCTTTAGACATTGATTTATCAGCACAGGTAATATTTTGGTCAGAGCCTCAAAGTAGAGGCTGACTTGATGGAAGAGAATTGAGGATAACCAGGGTTTTCAGTGAAGGAGGACTTACACCAACAAGTAGCACTGGAGCAGTTGGGAGAGTTTCCCACTGAACATAGGTTGAAGGATGTTATTCTGAAAGGCTCATAGTCAGAACACAGTGGGGAATGGCTGTAGACCTGTGTGTCTGCATGATTCATGTGGTGTTCCCATTTCACCAGAGCACTGAAATGCATGATTTTATTAAGAGTTAGATTAGTCTTCTCTTTCCTGAGTGCTATTAGCTGTGATAGAAACATTTTGGTAGAGGGTTATGTTGGATTTGAGATAAGTACTGAATTATGAAATACTTacatctgaaaggaaaactgaattttcgTTAGCCAGAAAAAATTGATAGTAACTCTGTATACTTATAGTTAATTCTGCATGTGTTTGTGATATTTCTTAGGAGTTGGGCCTCTGCCAACTACGGGAAGGCGCATCTGGCAGCAGTTTGAGGGCCATTCTGTGTACTTTCACCCTGTTGGTTTATCATACTTACGTCTCCTTAATCCTTGGTGAGACCCACTGTGTAGCTTTTCAGTCATGCTACACCTTATGATAGAtattgtgatttatttttataacagaATTTCAAAATTGTGGCCAAATAGGAGTTTACTGTATAGTTAATTATGGTCTAAAATTAATATCCATGACAAAGCTGTGTCTGCAGAAACAGTGAGGGTAGATAGCATTATACCAACATCTTGCTCCATTTGCAGGGCTGTCTCAACAGCAAAATATTGCAAAACATTATTAAGTTCAGAAAAGTCATTATCCATAAATAAACATCAGATGTTGTGAAAACTATCTCCAGAAAAAAACTATACAACCAGAATTAATTGCTTTTGCCATTTAGAGCTGGAAGTCATAATTAATTCTATATGCTTCTTTATCATGTATTTTCataatctaaaatatttaaatattttagtgctTGTCCTTCAGGCTCATCAGGAAATTAAGGAGAACTTCATTTCTTCCAGTATTCCCTGTATTTCATTACTGAGTTCAAAATTAGGAGAAGAGGCAGTTGAGGAATGTTTTCCTATCTTGCTAAAGCAATTaaagggatttaaaaatataactaGGATCAGTAATGGAACAGtgtaaaaaatattcctgtaatTCCAGTTTGTTTCTACTTACAGacatttagtatttttaaatcacttACTATCTTTGGGACAAGAATTTAGTAGAAACACAATTTGATGAAATAATTCTGCTTTCACATAAAGCAGTCATCCATTGGTCTATCAAATACGatgtgaaaacaaaatcttaGTCTACGAAACTTGGATTCTTTTAAGTACATTGAGGTTGGTTTGTTACATTTTCTAGGTACAGGGGAAGCCAACCTTCAGGAAGCAGACAGTCTCCTCGAACCCTACCTCCTGAAATTTCCAAATGTACGTATTTCTATGTAATTTTTATAACAGAAATGTATTTCCCTATGCTCAAATTCCTAACTGGttatttttctcatctcttttcaAGGGTTCCATTATTCTGTTTTATGCTGCCAGAATAGATATACtgaaaggaaattttgaaaaggtaaatcatgttttctttctaagatttttatttagtgtttagcctgaggaggaaaaataattaattcatcTACGTATCAGTTGGACTGTTAAGTATGCTGTTATCTCTGTTCACATTCACTGTCAATGTTGATTCCAGCCCTCTCTCTAAGTGAGACTGAAAGGGAAGTTTATCTCATTTTACTTGTCAGGTGTTTTCCACTTGAGTGCTAGGTAAGATCATGTCCTGTAACTAGACACTGCTCTCACATGGAGCTGTAATTGAGCCAGTTTTCATCATTCTTCCTTAACTACTCACTTGTAGGCACAATTGAGGTTCCAAGACTGCATAGCAGCCCAGCAAGAGTGGAAACAGATTCATCATCTCTGTTACTGGGAACTGATGTGGTGCTACACCTTCCAGCAGGACTGGCTTCAAGCATATCGATATGCAGACCTGCTCAGCAAAGAGAGCAGGTGGTCTAAGGTAAATGGACAGGTGGACATTGTTGTGATATACCAGTGGTCTGTACAGTTAAAGTTACTTTTCATTTTGCACAATAAGTGTAATGTTTGCCTTTCTGAGAAACTCATAAACAAAGACACAATGGGACCAAGCTATTTTAACTGGGTGCTTCAGGAtgactttttatttcatgttttgaaGCAGCAGAACCAGAAACAACAGTGCTTTGGCCCCTCTGAAAATGGAGGTGCTTACCTGGGTtgggagaaagaggagggaTAGGAAAACCATAAACTTGTCTCTCAAGTCAAGTTCTAACGTTCACTAGTAAAACTTGGCTGAAGAAACTGTGTTTGGTGTTTATAGACACACACACCCCTACTCAGCGGATGCTTTGTGGcacaaaatgagaaaagctgctggggacaggatcTCACAGTAAAGCTGGGCTATCAGATAACCTTTTCCTTGTAAAAACGTTTTTCAGAGTATAAACCAAGCACAATGTGCCAATAACCTTTTTATGCATTATTATTATCTGTTGCTCTATAGATTACTGGTTTATTATCTTAATGAAAAAGGGTATACATCGAATTCTTggcaaaagaggaagagaataATATATTCAACATGAAGTGCAAGTGTCTTTAATAgaattatggatttttttttctgcaaaacccAGTTATTAAACTTTCCTTGAATGAGTACCCAgatatttccttctgtttttgCAAGCATGTCTCTACATGTAATAGATCATATAATAACAGTAATGGATTTTAGAGAAGTTAAGTCATTTAACCTCATCTCTTTGACAGTGGTTTGCATAATAAATTCTCCTGTTCTTTGCAGGAGATAACTTTAACTTTCTGACtgacaaatataaaaatataaatacattaaaaataaacttacaGCATAAACTCTGTGTGAAAGGGAATACCAAACTTTTATAATTATATCTGCCTGAGAATTATGAGAACACTTTGCTGCAGCAATTGTGGTGAGAGATTTTAGTCTTTGTTGTATTgattaaacacagaaaattagaTGTGTAATctgttgctgtttctttttgaaatagGCAATATATGTATTCCAGAAGGCAGCAATTCTGTGTATGCTTCCAGAGGATGATTTGAAGAGGACTGGTGAGGATATAGTGTCTTTATTCAGGTAAACATTTATAAAGCAGCTGAATGTGCACTCTTTCTCCCCCCATGTCTTTGTCTTGTATGacttatttctttcttataacCATAAACTTTCCAGTTTTTTATCTTTGCCTTTAGCATTAGAATTGCTTTTATCAGCAAAGATATATCCTACAGCTCTGGTCTCCATGAtgtaaaacaattttaatatgTTATATTTTAGAGGAAAACAGTAAAAGTTTCTAATtgaaatgagattaaaaaaaagtaccaataaacaactttttttttttccattttcccttcttGTAGACAAGTGGATGGTCTAAAACAGAGAATTGCAGGAAAATCTATCCCGACTGAGAAATTTGCAGTAAGGAAAGCTCGACGCTATGCATGTCCTCAACCAGTGAAGCTGATATTACCTGCCTTGGTATTtgttcttgctttgttttcatccttttcaaagagaaaagaagtcAGAATAGTTCATTATACAGGGAAGGAATAATATTGTCAGGTATTATatgtctgcattttaaattttttaaagaagtactACATTAATACAATGGGATTTTGGTGAAAAGTATAAGGAACTGGATCATACTACCAACTAAGCAGCAGTCTGAAACAAGTGCCgtatttttcatgtgaaaagtTCAGCATACAGAAAACTGCATGAATGTTCTTTAGGTTGGCAGGATTTTCGTCCTTGTCTTCTAGATTCATTAGAAGTTAAAGAGTACTTCAGtactttctgtttttcttatgaaaatgaAGAGTGGTGGTCagtttttgttgtggtttttttattccccttGTATTGAGTCTGATTGAAACAAGCAGAAGTTAAAGTAACTTTATGAATGCTATTCTAATTTTCCGTATTTAACGTCAGAGTCATTAATATTGCACAGTCTGTTTCTATGTGCACAGCAGTGATAGTTTTCATATGTGTATGCTAAAATCTTTGTACATGCATAATTTACCAACTACTGTGCATGAAAAACCTAATTCAAGAAGAAATTTCTTATGTTAAAGCTCATTGATATAGAAAGAGGAGtccaaagaaaattaatccacTGGTTCTAAAATTCATTCTATATTAAATTGTATGTAGAGGACTAAGTAAAATTTGTCTTGGGCTTGTACAGCAGAGTGCTTGTAAGTTGTGAGTATGTATATTTGGTCTTGTTGTCAAATCCAGCATTCTATTTTAATTTAGGAATTTTTTCATCATGGACTATGCATAACCAAACATAGTGTATGGTTTATTTCAGAAAGTATAAGTTAGACAGGACTACAGAACTGAAACAAATCTGGCATGATGTAGTTGATGATGTTAATAACGCTGTTTCAGATTTTGATACAAccagtttttttctctgtctgaaaACGTACATATTTACAGTACAAATGCAAGTGGAAATATTTCACCAATGAATTGTATCAGCTTTAGAATGACATTAGGCTTCATATTTCAGAGGTGTAATTTCAATTACGGTAGAACAAATGATACTCAAGTTTGTAATGACTGAGTAAAGATCTTGGCAAAGCTCCTTGTTGGTTAGCATTAACCCTCAGTCTCCTCAAGTTTTACAATGTGATAATGTATCAAAACAAGCTTATTGCTTACTGTTGTactgaggcagctgggaagaTATGTTTCCAGGATTTgccttggtttttttccaacaaaattTTGTTGAAATTATAGTAAAGTCATATGTTGGATGTGCCTACTGGAATCACATTTTTATCCAGAAAGTTCTACCTACCTCCAGTTTTGCTCTGAATGGAAGGTAATTGTCTGTTGAGTAGGGCATGAGCATCTATGTatatgcgtgtgtgtgtgtgtgtgtatatatatatatatatatataacaagAGCATCTTTTTGGGTGAATACTTGTGTGTAAGTATAGTGTATATCCGAGCACACACTCAAATACACTCCAAATTTACTTATCATCCTTTAGAAAGAAACTACTTTTATCTCCTTCTTTAGGTTAGGCACCAGGGGCCACAAGTTGAATCTAAAGCATCTAGTTTTGCTGATGTGTTATGTGGGTGATGGTAAACTGTCCAGATAAAATCTGttcagtttaatttctgaagATCTGTGAAAATACATGATGGTAGAATCCATTAAAAAGGCATCAAAACACTCATTCTTAGAAACCCAGTTTAACTTGGTCTACACACGTTCagtgtaatttttcctttcctattcaTAGATGTGTGGTACCAAAACAAGCTTGAGTACATTTTTATGTACTCAAAAATGTTCCACAGTAGCCTTTTCAGAGGCACTCTTTAGTTAAGTATTTATGCAATTCCATGAGTTTTtctcacctttttcttttggttggttggttggttttgtgtttttttaatcaggaaaTGATGTATGTCTGGAATGGATTTGCAATTGTGGGCAAAAGAGCAGACCTCACTGAAAACTTACTGGTAACaattgaaaaagaagaaactgctCTACAAAATGAAACTAGTAAGTGATCAATTAAGTTGGAATTAATAATCGTATAAGAATTGCTGACATTTTTCTATGCTCTTGTCTTCTGGTATTCTGCAAAGTGAGTATTGGCTTTGACAATGTTCTAATTAAGTCCAAGTATGCAAGTTTTGGAGCCTCGTGAAAGTTAGGAGTGGTTCTTCAATATGTTCTTTATGCAGCGTGATTGATGCTGCagacaaatacagaaaactCAGGGATGTGAGGTTATTAGTTACAGAACACAACTGGTCTAGCTtagtttttctcctctttgagAGTGTTCTTGGACCATAATCTGCTAATGTCttaaatgtctgaaaaatagtttttctgAACCAATTTATATCACACTTTATTACATAGGACACATGTTGCATAGAATATGTCAAAGTATTAAAGATACGATGAAGTGCAATGCATGAatgagtctttttttttgttttgctctctggcaaaaataaaacatgtttgcTAGTTGTAAAATTAAACATACTTAACAAATAAACTTTGAGCATGATTTTACATCTTGGAGTAACGTTTAGAGAATGAGCCCATAATTTACccataaatttaaatttaaattcatttattcatttacaACTGGTTTACTGCACAAGCACTTGACTTTTGTCAGGTTTTATCAGGATGGTTCTTTTACCTGTCATAAATTTTTGGGGAGAATTCTCTTTTGAGTTTTTCTAGAATAAATATTACTATCTTGCATGTGAATCTTTTTAAATGATAgttcatgaaaataatttctattgaGCCCAGATTCTAGTCACACTTATGAACAATTTAGCAGTGGTTAAAACAGCAATTCTGAAACATAGTATATATCTAACTATGATTTACAGTGTTAATTGAGGCAATGCATAAGAAATTATACAGGGACGTGCAAGAAATTTATAATGGTCAAATCTGGATGATACAATAAACCAAATGAGAGTAACCTGCATGGCCATGTTTGAGTGAGgttcctttattttctgtgttgctcTTCACTTTTCTGCAGAATCAATAGTGTGCCTCTTAAATCTCaagcatttcccttttttcttgttgtaATATTGAAACAAAAGTGTAGTGATGTGCAAGATACTTGCAAATAAAGTAATTCCCATGAGCTCCACAATAGAGGGTTCTGACAGAACCTGTTGGAAATCTAGTGCTGTATTGTGCAGAGATTTGTAATAGAAGTGCTCCTCAGTTGTAACAGTGAAGTAAATTTTCCATCAAATCCCTGAGTAAAAATGTACAAGGTACCAAAATTAAAGCACTGGAGATAAAACCACTGTGTTTTTTCTTATGGAAATTCACTGTTTGCAAACAGGATATAGTCTGGAAGTATATGTactttctgtgttgtttttttagTAATAAGTTCAGTCAGATGTAATTTTATTCTGGACTTCACATATGTGATCTCGATCTGTTTTTAAAGATACAGattcagtgaaaataaagaCTCTGATTACCAGAGTTGCTGCTGAATTCctaaaaaagtaaaagagatTAAGACTGCTAGCAGAGTATGACAGGGCtacaatataattttattagaCAGTTTTTAGTGGTAGTAATATAAAAGGATTGTTAAGGTGCTGTGAAAAAAGGGTGTTGATTATACACAAAGGTCACTTCGGGATTGAGACTTCATAGAACTGTTTTTACTTCATTTGCTTCACATGAACAGGCACAGCATGGAATCTCTCAAGGattgaaagtaattttatgtTGTATTGCCCTGAAAATAGAGATGGTGGAAGGAACAAATGGAAGATGTTagagatggggtttttttttttcccccacaggatttctgggaatctttttttttcatttccagtatataaaaagagaatgtttaactgaaagaaaaaaatcattttttgcttgtttttttatCCTGGTAATGATACTTCCTTTGGTGTAgaccactgcagctgcaaaaatgGTTGTCCCACATTTATTGCAAGGTTATCTGTGTTAAATTGGCCTGTGCATTTGTTGTTTGTGCATGTAGTGCTAATGTTTTAGCTTCTGCTCTTTTGGGAAATAAGAGTACTAGTTGAAGTTGTTAAAGACTGGTGAGCCCTTACTGACATCAGTGCATTC contains:
- the TTC39B gene encoding tetratricopeptide repeat protein 39B isoform X3; translation: MDLKCALEECSMALNLFLNNKFSEALELLRPWSKDSMYHALGYSTILVMQAAMTFEQQDIQMGISTMKDALQTCQRFRKRSTVVESLSNLVSKQAVDQLSEEEMHAEICYAECLLQKAALTFVQDENMINFIKGGLKIRTSYQIYKECHQVLQTTQGNKSKNETYYQFEGGVKLGIGAFNLMLSLLPGRILRLLEFIGFSGNRELGLCQLREGASGSSLRAILCTFTLLVYHTYVSLILGTGEANLQEADSLLEPYLLKFPNGSIILFYAARIDILKGNFEKAQLRFQDCIAAQQEWKQIHHLCYWELMWCYTFQQDWLQAYRYADLLSKESRWSKAIYVFQKAAILCMLPEDDLKRTGEDIVSLFRQVDGLKQRIAGKSIPTEKFAVRKARRYACPQPVKLILPALEMMYVWNGFAIVGKRADLTENLLVTIEKEETALQNETNHSEYYVDDVCMLQLLKGLCLKHLGRLMQAELCFSKVIQSEKQIKYDSYLVPFTLYELGLLYKQQDETEKAIRYIETAKNNYKEYSMESRLHFRIHAALDSLKVSPASTP
- the TTC39B gene encoding tetratricopeptide repeat protein 39B isoform X1, whose translation is MASVGNGTEESGGGGEEENFEDAYENIPVKKCSTVRQITQFDSAFLNYSLGERASKMDLKCALEECSMALNLFLNNKFSEALELLRPWSKDSMYHALGYSTILVMQAAMTFEQQDIQMGISTMKDALQTCQRFRKRSTVVESLSNLVSKQAVDQLSEEEMHAEICYAECLLQKAALTFVQDENMINFIKGGLKIRTSYQIYKECHQVLQTTQGNKSKNETYYQFEGGVKLGIGAFNLMLSLLPGRILRLLEFIGFSGNRELGLCQLREGASGSSLRAILCTFTLLVYHTYVSLILGTGEANLQEADSLLEPYLLKFPNGSIILFYAARIDILKGNFEKAQLRFQDCIAAQQEWKQIHHLCYWELMWCYTFQQDWLQAYRYADLLSKESRWSKAIYVFQKAAILCMLPEDDLKRTGEDIVSLFRQVDGLKQRIAGKSIPTEKFAVRKARRYACPQPVKLILPALEMMYVWNGFAIVGKRADLTENLLVTIEKEETALQNETNHSEYYVDDVCMLQLLKGLCLKHLGRLMQAELCFSKVIQSEKQIKYDSYLVPFTLYELGLLYKQQDETEKAIRYIETAKNNYKEYSMESRLHFRIHAALDSLKVSPASTP
- the TTC39B gene encoding tetratricopeptide repeat protein 39B isoform X2 → MASVGNGTEESGGGGEEENFEDAYENIPVASKMDLKCALEECSMALNLFLNNKFSEALELLRPWSKDSMYHALGYSTILVMQAAMTFEQQDIQMGISTMKDALQTCQRFRKRSTVVESLSNLVSKQAVDQLSEEEMHAEICYAECLLQKAALTFVQDENMINFIKGGLKIRTSYQIYKECHQVLQTTQGNKSKNETYYQFEGGVKLGIGAFNLMLSLLPGRILRLLEFIGFSGNRELGLCQLREGASGSSLRAILCTFTLLVYHTYVSLILGTGEANLQEADSLLEPYLLKFPNGSIILFYAARIDILKGNFEKAQLRFQDCIAAQQEWKQIHHLCYWELMWCYTFQQDWLQAYRYADLLSKESRWSKAIYVFQKAAILCMLPEDDLKRTGEDIVSLFRQVDGLKQRIAGKSIPTEKFAVRKARRYACPQPVKLILPALEMMYVWNGFAIVGKRADLTENLLVTIEKEETALQNETNHSEYYVDDVCMLQLLKGLCLKHLGRLMQAELCFSKVIQSEKQIKYDSYLVPFTLYELGLLYKQQDETEKAIRYIETAKNNYKEYSMESRLHFRIHAALDSLKVSPASTP